One Acidobacteriota bacterium DNA window includes the following coding sequences:
- a CDS encoding alanyl-tRNA editing protein, whose translation MTTRLYYGEQTLRSFDAIVRECERAADGRMLARLDQSAFYPASGGQPFDMGRLGDAAVLEVGETDDGDVVHVVDRLLKPGRTVRGEIDWPRRLDHMQQHTGQHVLSAAFDRLAGVRTVSFHMGTMVSTIDLARDVTVEECARAEMEANAVIWDDRPVTVRFATAEEAARLPLRKEPVRTGLLRLVEVEDFDLSACGGTHVARTGMVGQIAIAQTERFKGATRVTFICGIRALASHRRSRDVVGAATRTLSVPVEEIGTAIERMHAELREATRALRSAHEELAAFRAAELRRSAEIIGACRVVLRSEPGLEGAALKGLASAVVSESGTIAALAGRGTPTPVVVASSAGTALDAAALLKDVLSRSGGRGGGTPAMAQGAIAVAPDVFLNEIAHRLRAALTSPGPTGSIE comes from the coding sequence ATGACGACTCGTCTCTACTACGGCGAGCAGACGCTTCGATCGTTCGACGCGATCGTGCGGGAGTGCGAGCGCGCCGCGGATGGCCGCATGCTCGCGCGCCTCGACCAGTCGGCGTTCTATCCGGCGTCCGGAGGCCAGCCGTTCGACATGGGGCGGCTGGGCGACGCGGCGGTGCTGGAGGTCGGCGAGACGGACGACGGCGACGTCGTGCACGTCGTCGATCGGTTGCTCAAGCCCGGACGCACCGTGCGCGGGGAGATCGACTGGCCGCGGCGCCTCGACCACATGCAGCAGCACACGGGCCAGCACGTGCTGTCGGCGGCATTCGACCGGCTCGCTGGCGTGCGCACGGTCAGCTTCCACATGGGCACGATGGTTTCGACGATCGATCTGGCGCGCGACGTCACCGTCGAGGAGTGCGCCCGCGCCGAGATGGAAGCGAACGCGGTGATCTGGGACGACCGGCCCGTGACGGTGCGGTTCGCGACGGCCGAGGAGGCCGCGAGGCTGCCGCTGCGCAAGGAGCCGGTGCGCACCGGCCTGCTGAGGCTCGTGGAGGTCGAGGATTTCGACCTGTCGGCGTGCGGCGGGACGCACGTCGCGCGAACCGGCATGGTGGGGCAGATTGCGATCGCGCAGACAGAACGGTTCAAGGGTGCCACGCGCGTGACGTTCATCTGCGGCATCCGGGCGCTCGCATCGCATCGGCGATCGCGCGACGTCGTCGGCGCCGCCACGCGCACCCTCTCGGTGCCGGTCGAGGAGATCGGCACGGCGATCGAGCGCATGCACGCGGAGCTCAGGGAGGCGACGCGGGCGCTGCGGAGCGCGCACGAGGAGCTGGCGGCGTTCCGCGCGGCCGAGCTGCGGCGATCCGCCGAGATCATCGGCGCGTGTCGTGTCGTCCTGAGGAGCGAGCCGGGCCTGGAAGGCGCGGCGCTGAAAGGTCTGGCCTCCGCTGTCGTATCAGAATCGGGAACCATTGCCGCGCTCGCCGGCCGCGGCACGCCGACGCCGGTCGTGGTGGCGTCGAGCGCGGGGACGGCGCTCGACGCGGCGGCGTTGCTGAAGGACGTCTTGAGCCGATCGGGCGGCCGGGGCGGAGGCACGCCGGCGATGGCGCAGGGCGCCATCGCCGTGGCGCCCGACGTGTTCTTGAACGAAATCGCGCACCGGCTGCGCGCGGCGCTGACGTCGCCGGGGCCCACAGGATCAATCGAGTAG
- a CDS encoding DUF58 domain-containing protein has product METHLVPGARFVDPTVLSRVKDLELVARSVVDGFINGLHRAPHFGASIDFAEHRGYVPGDDIRRVDWRLYARTDRYFVKQYEADTNANFSVLFDTSRSMAFSSHGVTKLEYGKFLAACLAYLSHRQRDRVGIVTFDQQIVTHVPPSAKHFNVLLHTLDRATADRPGRLVPMLEVMAEHFKRRSIIALVSDLYEPPEDLLDALKPYSFLGNDLVVFHVLDPAEVSFPYSEPSRFQDLESGEDVPVVPEGFAEQYRKLVREHIEAIRSKCSEARIDYVLLDTSKPLDEALHGYLGNRERLMRVR; this is encoded by the coding sequence GTGGAGACGCACCTCGTTCCCGGCGCCCGCTTCGTCGACCCGACGGTCCTCTCACGCGTCAAGGACCTCGAGCTCGTGGCGCGGTCGGTCGTGGACGGGTTCATCAACGGCCTCCATCGCGCGCCCCATTTCGGCGCGTCGATCGACTTCGCCGAGCACCGCGGCTACGTGCCGGGCGACGACATCCGCCGCGTGGACTGGCGGCTGTACGCGCGAACCGACCGCTACTTCGTCAAACAGTACGAAGCGGACACGAACGCGAACTTCTCGGTGCTGTTCGACACGTCGCGGTCGATGGCGTTCAGCAGCCACGGCGTGACCAAGCTGGAATACGGCAAGTTCCTGGCGGCGTGCCTCGCGTACCTCTCGCACCGGCAACGCGATCGCGTCGGCATCGTGACGTTCGACCAGCAAATCGTGACGCACGTGCCGCCGTCGGCCAAGCACTTCAACGTGCTGCTCCACACGCTCGACCGCGCGACCGCCGATCGGCCGGGCCGGCTCGTGCCCATGCTCGAGGTGATGGCGGAGCACTTCAAGCGGCGGAGCATCATCGCGCTCGTGTCCGACTTGTACGAGCCGCCGGAGGACCTGCTCGATGCCCTGAAGCCCTACAGCTTCCTCGGGAACGACCTCGTGGTGTTCCACGTGCTCGATCCCGCCGAGGTGTCGTTTCCGTACTCCGAGCCGTCGAGGTTCCAGGACCTCGAGAGCGGCGAGGACGTGCCGGTCGTGCCGGAAGGTTTCGCCGAGCAGTACCGGAAGCTCGTGCGCGAGCACATCGAGGCGATCCGCAGCAAGTGCTCCGAGGCGCGGATCGACTACGTGCTGCTCGACACGTCGAAGCCGCTCGACGAGGCGCTGCACGGCTACCTCGGCAACCGCGAGCGGCTCATGCGGGTGCGCTAG
- a CDS encoding BatA domain-containing protein — protein MSFLAPLFFGGLAAIAVPIFVHLIQRERKQVVEFPSLMFLRRIPYESVERRRIHNWPLLLLRAGAMALIVAAFARPFFTESAAAAVAATTGSREVVILLDRSASMAYGDHWTRAQAEAQRVASGLSGQDRATLILFDDGVEEAVRATSLGSELQVAIRAAMPSARGTKYAPALRQAQTILSRSDRTRREAVLISDFQRTGWERQEDIRLPDGATITPVSVADPQTANLTVTSVAVQRQSFSGQERATLTAGLTNRSANPVANQAVRLEVDGRLIQTQTISLAPNASGTVSFDPITVAEANVQGAIRAGTDALPKDNDFYFVLSPSRSVSVLILHADGASSDASLYLTTGLGLSRTPPIAAEAVAVSRFTPAMLDGRSVVILNNASALSSVAAGAIAKFVDQGGGLFIVLGSNTPVSGDWPLMPGALGAPVDRTGLRGGTLGAMDSSHPIFQQFKGARTANVASTRFFRYRRIAVGPNDRVLARFDDGATAMAERRVGNGRVVVFTSTLDADWNDFPTHGMFLPILQETTRYLAQYTPAEPWHTVGRMLDISAPVAAIVREGQASRTPGGGSGMTGVAVSPSGRQLTLGGTSGAQSIELAEQGFYAVRLAGMGNQRPFAVAVNLDPPESDLATISPADLLAGMTNTAGTAVAGPSLEQQEPTAADMEKKQSLWWFLLVGGIALLLAEAIAANRLSRQLRPGLTQPGAAAARSIV, from the coding sequence ATGTCGTTCCTTGCGCCGTTGTTCTTCGGCGGGCTCGCGGCGATTGCCGTGCCGATCTTCGTCCACCTGATTCAACGCGAGCGGAAGCAGGTCGTCGAGTTTCCGTCGCTGATGTTCCTCCGGCGGATTCCGTACGAGTCGGTCGAGCGGCGCCGGATCCACAACTGGCCGCTGCTCCTGCTGCGCGCCGGCGCCATGGCGCTCATCGTCGCGGCGTTCGCGCGTCCGTTCTTCACGGAGAGCGCGGCGGCGGCCGTGGCCGCGACGACCGGCTCGCGCGAGGTCGTCATCCTGCTGGATCGGTCGGCCAGCATGGCCTACGGCGATCACTGGACGCGGGCCCAGGCCGAGGCTCAGCGTGTCGCGAGCGGCCTCAGCGGGCAGGATCGCGCGACGCTGATCCTGTTCGACGACGGCGTGGAAGAGGCGGTGCGGGCGACGTCGCTCGGCAGCGAGTTGCAGGTGGCGATCCGCGCGGCGATGCCGTCGGCGCGCGGCACGAAGTACGCGCCGGCCCTGCGGCAGGCGCAGACCATCCTGAGCCGATCGGACCGGACGCGGCGGGAGGCCGTGCTGATCAGCGACTTCCAGCGGACCGGATGGGAACGGCAGGAAGACATCCGGCTCCCCGACGGCGCGACGATCACTCCGGTCTCGGTGGCCGATCCCCAGACCGCCAATCTGACCGTGACGTCGGTGGCCGTGCAACGGCAGTCGTTCTCCGGTCAGGAGCGCGCGACGCTGACGGCCGGGCTCACGAACCGCAGCGCCAATCCCGTGGCCAACCAGGCGGTCCGCCTGGAGGTCGACGGCCGGCTGATTCAGACGCAGACGATCTCGCTCGCGCCGAACGCGTCCGGGACCGTGAGCTTCGATCCGATCACCGTCGCCGAGGCCAACGTGCAGGGCGCCATCCGCGCCGGCACCGACGCGCTGCCGAAGGACAACGACTTCTACTTCGTGCTTTCGCCCAGCCGCAGCGTCTCGGTGCTGATCCTGCACGCGGATGGCGCATCGAGCGACGCGAGCCTGTATCTGACGACCGGGCTGGGCCTGAGCCGGACGCCGCCGATCGCCGCCGAGGCGGTGGCGGTGTCTCGCTTCACGCCCGCCATGCTCGACGGCCGATCCGTCGTCATCCTCAACAACGCGTCGGCGCTGTCGTCGGTCGCGGCCGGCGCGATCGCGAAGTTCGTGGACCAGGGCGGCGGCCTGTTCATCGTGCTCGGCAGCAACACGCCGGTGTCCGGCGACTGGCCGCTGATGCCCGGCGCGCTCGGCGCACCGGTGGATCGCACGGGCCTGCGCGGCGGCACGCTCGGCGCCATGGACTCGAGCCACCCGATCTTCCAGCAGTTCAAGGGCGCCCGGACGGCCAACGTGGCGAGCACGCGCTTCTTCCGATACCGGCGCATCGCCGTCGGTCCGAACGATCGCGTGCTCGCGCGGTTCGACGACGGCGCGACCGCGATGGCCGAGCGCCGGGTCGGCAACGGCCGCGTCGTCGTGTTCACCTCGACGTTGGACGCGGACTGGAACGACTTCCCGACGCACGGCATGTTCCTGCCGATCCTGCAGGAGACGACGCGGTATCTGGCGCAGTACACGCCGGCTGAGCCGTGGCACACGGTCGGCCGCATGCTCGACATCTCGGCGCCGGTCGCCGCTATCGTCCGCGAGGGGCAAGCCAGCCGCACGCCGGGCGGCGGCAGCGGCATGACGGGTGTGGCCGTGTCGCCGTCAGGGCGGCAGTTGACGCTCGGCGGGACGAGCGGCGCCCAGTCGATCGAGCTCGCCGAGCAGGGCTTCTACGCCGTGCGGCTCGCCGGGATGGGCAACCAGCGGCCGTTCGCCGTCGCCGTCAACCTCGACCCGCCGGAGTCGGACCTCGCCACGATCTCGCCGGCCGACCTGCTCGCGGGGATGACGAACACGGCCGGCACGGCGGTCGCCGGGCCGTCGCTGGAACAGCAGGAGCCGACGGCGGCCGACATGGAGAAGAAGCAGTCGCTCTGGTGGTTCCTCCTCGTTGGCGGGATTGCCTTGCTCCTCGCCGAAGCCATCGCGGCGAACCGGTTGTCGCGGCAACTGCGGCCCGGTCTGACGCAGCCGGGTGCTGCCGCCGCTCGATCGATCGTGTGA
- a CDS encoding DUF4175 family protein — protein MEDALKRGTDRRELVDAIRQVRNRWRTRLLLRGAIVFVVGALAAVWLASWGLQAYRFSPTSVTGFRLAVLAVFVALIAVWLIRPMRRRVTDQQVALYVEEQEPSLQAAILSAVDVGATGAAQVPDVPPVILERMIEQAVEKCRAIEGGKTIGQTALRRQTVALGSLVALAALLLAIGPEFFRQGASALLVLSRSAEAASPYAIRVAPGDVTVPKGSDQSITANLTGFRSSDVVMMVKAAGENSPQRMPLVASVESGTYEGMLFDLKNDIEYWVEADGVRSPVYKMTLVELPAVESMELELVFPAYTGLAPQRVEAGGDVAALRGTEVRVRIKPTMSTPGGSLAVEPGAAAALSAQPDGTLAGSFRIADDGFYHVELTGPRGERVTASPKYTIDAMDDQPPTVSFDKPKRDIKASPVEEVFLQARADDDFGVKQLELIYSVNGGEEKTIGLYARSEKSLTEVSGSHTVYLEEMGVKPGDFVSYYAKATDTDTVKGPKSVSSDMYFIEVRPFRQDFRRAQSQAGGGGGGGGGGQQNQAGALSEQQRQIISATFNVERDRPKMTAEKFKEDTVFVGLSQSKLREQVDELVDQMRQRVGIGGSENMRKIGELLPRAAAEMKAAEGQLSAQKPKEALAPEGRALKILQEAEQLYDLEVQQGGGGGGGGGGGGQQNASELADLFQLELDRMANQYETQQRAQQQQTERQIDELAERLRELARRQLQAEEQAQRGRAQSSQGGGGGGSSQRALADELEQAARQLEQLRRDAERQGLDTQAMADAQRRLQESASSLRQSAAGGAAAGASAQQATQRLQEAQRLLEQQQAGQTGQAGQTPRDALARAQDLERRQREISAGVQAANRAAASAARDEQFRQLGQQKDQLRQDVAGLEQQVDSMARQSLNNGQRDAARKLQEAAGTIRNRQVKEIIDYSKQLMAGENAAAAESRISSDLETVRQRLGEAASAADNAAQGRGLDRARQQAGNLVRGLSSLSDQMQQQLGAGQRGQQGQGQQGQGQQGQGQQGQQGQGQQGQGQQGQGRQGQGQGQQAQGQGQGQGQGQGQGQGQGQGQGQGQGQGQGQGQGQGQGQGQGQGQGQGQGQGQGQGQGQGQGQGQGQGQGDGQGQVGGRGQGGNQRLGWGSPSFAGPLTGGDARPGMNSGGAGGWDARQFRNQAGQMLADLNELRRQLQSSGGDARDLQSVDDVARALREMTNEHLIGDPTGLQQLAQSALEKLQMVERELRKRTDTTNNQLYLSGADEAPAQYRPLVDEYFRELSKKSGAGRTSSSR, from the coding sequence ATGGAAGACGCCCTGAAGCGCGGAACCGACCGTCGGGAGCTCGTCGACGCCATCCGTCAGGTGCGCAATCGCTGGCGCACCCGGCTGCTCTTGCGTGGCGCGATCGTCTTCGTCGTGGGGGCGCTCGCTGCGGTCTGGCTCGCGTCCTGGGGCCTGCAGGCGTATCGATTCAGCCCGACCTCGGTCACGGGATTCCGGTTGGCCGTGCTGGCCGTGTTCGTCGCGCTCATCGCCGTCTGGCTGATCCGGCCGATGCGGCGTCGGGTGACCGACCAGCAGGTCGCGCTCTACGTCGAGGAGCAGGAGCCGTCGCTCCAGGCTGCGATCCTCAGCGCGGTCGACGTTGGCGCCACGGGCGCGGCGCAGGTGCCCGACGTGCCGCCGGTGATTCTCGAACGGATGATCGAGCAGGCGGTCGAGAAGTGCCGGGCGATCGAGGGCGGCAAGACCATCGGGCAGACCGCGCTGCGCCGGCAGACCGTGGCGCTCGGCAGCCTCGTCGCGCTCGCGGCGCTGCTGCTCGCCATCGGTCCGGAGTTCTTTCGCCAGGGCGCGTCGGCGCTGCTCGTGCTGTCGAGGAGTGCCGAGGCCGCGAGCCCCTACGCGATCAGGGTCGCGCCGGGCGACGTGACGGTGCCGAAAGGATCCGATCAGAGCATCACCGCGAACCTCACGGGCTTCCGATCGAGCGACGTCGTGATGATGGTCAAGGCGGCGGGAGAGAACAGCCCGCAGCGGATGCCGCTCGTCGCCTCCGTCGAGTCCGGGACGTACGAGGGCATGCTGTTCGATCTGAAGAACGACATCGAGTACTGGGTCGAGGCCGACGGCGTGCGCTCGCCCGTGTACAAGATGACGCTCGTCGAGCTGCCGGCCGTCGAGTCGATGGAGCTGGAGCTGGTCTTCCCCGCGTACACGGGGCTGGCGCCGCAGCGCGTCGAAGCGGGCGGGGACGTGGCCGCGCTGCGCGGCACCGAAGTTCGCGTCCGCATCAAGCCGACGATGAGCACGCCGGGCGGGTCGCTCGCCGTGGAGCCAGGGGCCGCCGCGGCATTGTCGGCGCAGCCCGACGGGACGCTCGCCGGCAGCTTCCGGATCGCCGACGACGGGTTCTACCACGTCGAGCTCACCGGCCCGCGCGGCGAGCGCGTCACGGCGTCGCCGAAGTACACGATCGACGCGATGGACGATCAGCCGCCCACCGTCTCGTTCGACAAGCCGAAGCGCGACATCAAGGCGAGCCCGGTCGAGGAAGTCTTTCTCCAGGCGCGAGCCGACGACGACTTCGGCGTGAAGCAACTGGAGCTGATCTACTCGGTGAACGGCGGCGAGGAGAAGACGATCGGTCTCTACGCTCGGAGCGAGAAGTCGCTCACGGAGGTGAGCGGCAGCCACACCGTCTACCTCGAAGAGATGGGCGTGAAGCCCGGCGACTTCGTCTCGTACTACGCGAAGGCGACCGACACCGACACGGTGAAGGGGCCGAAGAGCGTGTCGAGCGACATGTACTTCATCGAGGTTCGGCCGTTCCGGCAGGACTTCCGCCGCGCACAGTCCCAGGCTGGCGGAGGTGGCGGGGGCGGGGGCGGCGGACAGCAGAACCAGGCCGGCGCGCTGTCCGAGCAGCAGCGGCAGATCATTTCGGCCACGTTCAACGTCGAGCGCGACCGACCGAAGATGACCGCCGAGAAGTTCAAGGAGGACACGGTCTTCGTCGGGTTGTCGCAGTCGAAGCTGCGCGAGCAGGTCGACGAGCTCGTCGACCAGATGCGGCAGCGCGTCGGGATCGGCGGCTCGGAGAACATGCGGAAGATCGGCGAGCTGTTGCCGAGGGCAGCCGCGGAGATGAAGGCGGCCGAAGGGCAGTTGAGCGCGCAGAAGCCGAAGGAGGCGCTCGCGCCAGAAGGGCGCGCCCTCAAGATCCTCCAGGAGGCCGAGCAACTGTACGACTTGGAGGTGCAGCAGGGCGGCGGAGGCGGCGGCGGTGGAGGCGGCGGCGGCCAGCAGAACGCCAGCGAGCTGGCGGACCTCTTCCAGCTCGAGCTCGACCGGATGGCCAACCAGTACGAGACGCAGCAGCGCGCGCAACAGCAGCAGACCGAACGCCAGATCGACGAGCTGGCCGAACGCCTCCGCGAGCTGGCGCGACGCCAGCTCCAGGCGGAAGAGCAGGCACAGCGTGGCCGTGCCCAGTCGTCGCAGGGCGGCGGCGGAGGCGGCTCGTCGCAACGGGCGCTCGCCGACGAGCTCGAGCAGGCGGCCCGGCAGCTCGAGCAGCTTCGCCGCGACGCGGAACGGCAGGGGCTCGACACGCAGGCGATGGCTGACGCGCAGCGCCGGCTGCAGGAGTCGGCGAGCTCGCTCCGGCAGTCGGCAGCCGGCGGTGCTGCCGCTGGCGCCAGCGCCCAGCAGGCGACGCAACGTCTCCAGGAGGCACAGCGGCTTCTCGAGCAGCAGCAGGCAGGACAGACCGGCCAAGCCGGCCAGACCCCGCGCGATGCCCTCGCGCGCGCGCAGGATCTCGAGCGCCGGCAGCGGGAGATCTCGGCTGGCGTGCAAGCCGCGAACCGCGCGGCGGCGAGTGCCGCGCGCGACGAGCAGTTCCGCCAGCTCGGCCAGCAGAAGGATCAACTGCGTCAGGACGTCGCCGGCCTCGAACAGCAGGTGGATTCGATGGCGCGGCAGTCGCTGAACAACGGGCAGCGGGATGCCGCCCGGAAACTCCAGGAGGCCGCGGGCACCATTCGCAACCGGCAGGTGAAGGAGATCATCGACTACTCGAAGCAGTTGATGGCCGGCGAGAACGCCGCGGCGGCGGAGTCGCGGATCTCGTCCGATCTCGAGACCGTCCGGCAGCGGTTGGGCGAGGCGGCGTCAGCGGCCGACAATGCGGCCCAGGGACGCGGACTCGATCGCGCACGTCAGCAGGCGGGCAACCTCGTCCGCGGGCTGTCGTCGTTGAGCGACCAGATGCAGCAGCAGCTCGGCGCAGGTCAGCGCGGGCAGCAGGGCCAGGGCCAACAAGGCCAGGGCCAGCAGGGTCAAGGTCAGCAGGGTCAGCAAGGTCAGGGTCAGCAAGGACAAGGTCAGCAAGGTCAGGGTCGACAGGGGCAGGGCCAAGGCCAGCAGGCGCAGGGTCAAGGGCAGGGCCAAGGGCAGGGCCAAGGGCAGGGCCAAGGGCAGGGTCAAGGGCAGGGCCAAGGGCAGGGTCAAGGCCAAGGGCAGGGCCAAGGGCAGGGTCAAGGCCAAGGGCAGGGTCAAGGCCAAGGCCAAGGGCAAGGCCAAGGTCAAGGCCAAGGTCAAGGGCAGGGCCAAGGTCAAGGGCAGGGCCAAGGTCAAGGTGACGGCCAGGGACAGGTCGGTGGCCGCGGGCAGGGCGGCAACCAGCGTCTCGGCTGGGGCAGCCCGAGCTTCGCGGGTCCGCTGACTGGCGGGGATGCCCGTCCCGGCATGAACTCGGGCGGCGCCGGCGGTTGGGACGCCCGGCAGTTCCGCAATCAGGCCGGCCAGATGCTCGCCGATCTCAACGAGCTGCGCCGGCAACTGCAGTCGTCGGGCGGCGACGCGCGCGATCTGCAGTCCGTCGACGACGTGGCGCGGGCGCTGCGTGAGATGACGAACGAACATCTCATCGGCGATCCCACCGGCTTGCAGCAACTGGCGCAGAGCGCCCTCGAAAAACTGCAGATGGTCGAGCGGGAGCTGCGCAAGCGCACCGACACGACGAACAACCAGCTCTACCTGTCGGGTGCGGACGAGGCGCCGGCGCAGTACCGGCCGCTCGTCGATGAATACTTCAGGGAGCTCTCCAAGAAGTCCGGGGCGGGCCGCACGAGCTCGTCACGCTGA
- the queC gene encoding 7-cyano-7-deazaguanine synthase QueC gives MAGSAVVLLSGGLDSTTAAALARREGWTLYALTVRYGQTHAQEIEAARRVAGALGCAKHVELDVNLAAFGGSALLGTSEVPKDRSLDATDIPSTYVPARNTVLLSLAMAWAEVLSAERIVIGVNALDYSGYPDCRPEFIAAFEYLASLATRAGVSGRPLRVWAPLQHLTKAGIIRLGQELGVDYSVTHSCYDPRPDGTPCGRCDSCQLRARGFADAGIPDPLIVNGVQSGAGR, from the coding sequence ATGGCCGGTTCAGCCGTAGTGCTCCTCTCCGGCGGCCTGGATTCGACGACGGCGGCCGCGTTGGCCAGGCGTGAGGGCTGGACGCTGTACGCGCTCACGGTCCGGTACGGGCAGACCCACGCGCAGGAGATCGAGGCGGCGCGTCGGGTCGCGGGAGCGCTCGGGTGTGCGAAGCACGTCGAGCTCGACGTGAACCTCGCCGCGTTCGGCGGATCCGCCCTGCTGGGCACGAGCGAGGTGCCCAAGGATCGCTCTCTCGACGCCACCGACATCCCGTCCACCTACGTGCCGGCGAGAAACACCGTCCTCCTGTCGCTCGCGATGGCATGGGCCGAAGTGCTGTCGGCCGAGCGGATCGTGATCGGCGTCAACGCCCTGGACTACTCGGGCTATCCGGACTGCCGCCCGGAGTTCATCGCGGCGTTCGAGTATCTGGCGAGCCTCGCGACCCGGGCTGGCGTGAGCGGTCGCCCGCTGCGAGTGTGGGCGCCGCTGCAGCACTTGACCAAAGCGGGCATCATCCGCCTTGGGCAGGAGCTGGGCGTGGACTACAGTGTGACCCATAGCTGCTACGACCCGCGTCCCGACGGCACGCCTTGCGGCCGGTGCGACAGTTGTCAGCTTAGGGCGCGGGGGTTCGCGGACGCCGGCATCCCGGATCCGCTGATCGTGAACGGGGTGCAGTCCGGAGCCGGGCGATGA
- a CDS encoding DUF4159 domain-containing protein produces the protein MIAGRVRSMPEARGRWIVSVLVLLGLAASVFAQRGERGFGASRFSETNVPYDGKFTFVRMSYPTGFGRGGPAWAHDYPTGEVHFMKILTAVSNVTAHVEETNILDFGDPETFKYPVIYLVEPGYWQMTPEQVQTLHDYLLKGGFMIVDDFPSWAWQQFETQMSQVLPESQWIDLDITHPVWHSFFEIKSLEIATQYNLGGRPIFRALFEDNDPSKRMYVIANFQNDLSEYWEYSETGTSPIEESNEAYKFGVNEFVYGLTH, from the coding sequence ATGATCGCCGGACGGGTGCGCTCGATGCCGGAGGCGCGCGGCCGCTGGATCGTGTCCGTGCTGGTGCTGCTCGGCCTGGCGGCCTCCGTGTTCGCCCAGCGCGGCGAGCGCGGGTTCGGCGCCAGCCGGTTCAGCGAGACCAACGTTCCGTACGACGGCAAGTTCACGTTCGTCCGCATGAGCTACCCGACCGGGTTCGGCCGCGGCGGTCCGGCCTGGGCGCACGACTACCCGACGGGCGAAGTGCACTTCATGAAGATCCTCACGGCGGTGAGCAACGTGACGGCGCACGTCGAGGAGACGAACATCCTCGACTTCGGCGATCCGGAAACGTTCAAGTACCCGGTGATCTATCTCGTGGAGCCCGGCTACTGGCAGATGACCCCCGAGCAGGTGCAGACGCTGCACGACTACCTGCTGAAGGGCGGCTTCATGATCGTGGACGACTTCCCGAGCTGGGCGTGGCAGCAGTTCGAAACGCAGATGAGCCAGGTGCTCCCAGAGAGCCAGTGGATCGACCTCGACATCACTCACCCGGTCTGGCACTCGTTCTTCGAGATCAAGTCCCTCGAGATCGCGACGCAGTACAACCTCGGCGGGCGTCCGATCTTTCGCGCGTTGTTCGAGGACAACGACCCGTCGAAGCGGATGTACGTCATCGCGAACTTCCAGAACGACCTGTCCGAGTACTGGGAGTACTCGGAAACCGGGACCTCGCCGATCGAGGAAAGCAACGAGGCGTACAAGTTCGGGGTCAACGAGTTCGTTTACGGGCTCACGCATTAG
- a CDS encoding MoxR family ATPase → MSSPEDIALADRMNAGRRRIEEELGKLIVGQQNIIDQVLLTLFVGGNSLIVGVPGLAKTLLIRTLAQVLDLKFNRIQFTPDLMPSDITGTDIIQEDPVTGARKMVFAPGPIFANIVLADEINRTPPKTQAALLEAMQEHRVTIQGRTYTLDEPFYVFATQNPIELEGTYPLPEAQLDRFMFHIVIEHPPEDEEFDVVRTTTAILDPKFERPVSGEDLIAFQRLVRRVPVAEPVMRYALRIVRTSRPKADNAPELVRKYVAFGASVRAAQFLILGAKAKALTEGRYHVSFDDIRALAHPVLRHRVLTNFRAESEGVTSDALIDELLKTVPLPKSGM, encoded by the coding sequence ATGAGCTCGCCGGAGGACATCGCGCTGGCCGACCGCATGAACGCGGGGCGCCGGCGCATCGAAGAAGAGCTGGGCAAGCTGATCGTCGGGCAGCAGAACATCATCGACCAGGTGCTCCTGACCCTCTTCGTCGGCGGCAACAGCCTCATCGTCGGCGTGCCCGGCCTCGCGAAGACGCTGCTCATCCGCACGCTCGCGCAGGTGCTGGACCTCAAGTTCAACCGGATCCAGTTCACGCCCGACCTCATGCCGTCGGACATCACCGGCACGGACATCATCCAGGAGGATCCGGTCACCGGGGCGCGCAAGATGGTCTTCGCGCCGGGGCCGATCTTCGCGAACATCGTGCTCGCCGACGAGATCAACCGCACCCCGCCGAAGACGCAGGCAGCGCTGCTCGAGGCGATGCAGGAGCACCGCGTGACCATCCAGGGGCGCACCTACACGCTCGACGAGCCGTTCTACGTGTTCGCCACGCAGAACCCGATCGAGCTCGAGGGCACCTATCCGCTGCCCGAGGCCCAGTTGGACCGGTTCATGTTCCACATCGTGATCGAGCACCCGCCCGAGGACGAGGAGTTCGACGTCGTACGCACGACCACGGCGATCCTCGATCCGAAGTTCGAGCGGCCGGTGTCGGGCGAGGATCTGATCGCGTTCCAGCGGCTCGTGCGGCGCGTGCCCGTCGCCGAGCCGGTCATGCGCTACGCGCTCCGGATCGTGCGGACGAGCCGGCCCAAGGCGGACAACGCGCCGGAGCTCGTCCGGAAGTACGTCGCGTTCGGCGCGAGCGTGCGCGCCGCCCAGTTCCTCATTCTCGGCGCCAAGGCCAAGGCGCTCACCGAAGGCCGGTACCACGTGAGCTTCGACGACATCCGGGCGCTGGCCCACCCGGTGCTGCGCCATCGCGTGCTCACCAACTTCCGAGCCGAGTCGGAAGGCGTGACGAGCGACGCGCTCATCGACGAGCTGCTCAAGACCGTGCCGCTGCCGAAGTCGGGGATGTAG